A window of Desulfatibacillum aliphaticivorans DSM 15576 contains these coding sequences:
- a CDS encoding YncE family protein: protein MNRWVFPIWTAWAVFLYMHGVLILCCTETVTSLSAVVLLFTPVMLFEWRATKKYTDLHPRSQGSAPSGRRRFYYLLCNVVMWAMFYGIFVVYILVKLRATPGFKVYWSFFLVNNFLMWRSVMGWAWVALAYWMVMYYLLAVRAGRFRLICAVFLPLAITTTIFIVQWKIGGAGAASDETILSQAGVVKIMDVGEVAQALLRDYPDNLTYLTPLGTGFKTRGEIKASNKVREVFYDEELNAVFAFYGGTYYAYGSTTIPAIVKKDLGTGEISYLLTEHNVRRVEMTGDSMFVAPWHDNHLYEISKKDLSIVRSIPVGGYVTPMLWEPMDMALDVNGKALYIATSMYPSIAVVDLEANRQVKVMPLYEPGTLSEGGWAWCISQSRETRLLYMVVATWQGRDISEIDPDSLKILRTQQWDLFSLTSMALTPEEDVLYCQSNVWDGLTKVRMKDFAIERVYEGERHARYLSLDPKRNVIYVLGYCSGKVFSIDLESGKRLWEIRVGGRPHGMHLDSQDRLWIHSMSGVFRIDLPSVWKDK, encoded by the coding sequence ATGAACCGTTGGGTTTTTCCAATTTGGACGGCCTGGGCGGTTTTTCTGTATATGCACGGCGTCCTGATCCTCTGCTGCACCGAAACCGTAACCAGCCTGTCCGCGGTCGTACTCCTGTTTACTCCCGTAATGCTCTTTGAATGGCGGGCGACCAAAAAATATACAGACCTGCATCCCCGATCCCAAGGCTCGGCCCCTTCCGGCCGAAGGCGTTTTTATTACTTGTTGTGCAACGTGGTCATGTGGGCCATGTTTTACGGTATCTTTGTGGTCTACATTTTAGTCAAGCTCCGGGCGACCCCCGGGTTTAAAGTTTACTGGTCGTTTTTTCTGGTCAACAATTTCTTGATGTGGCGCTCCGTCATGGGCTGGGCCTGGGTTGCGCTGGCTTATTGGATGGTCATGTATTACCTGCTGGCCGTCCGGGCGGGAAGATTCAGGCTGATCTGCGCGGTGTTTCTGCCCTTGGCCATTACGACGACAATTTTTATCGTGCAATGGAAAATCGGGGGCGCAGGAGCAGCCTCGGACGAAACCATCCTATCCCAGGCGGGCGTGGTCAAAATCATGGACGTGGGGGAAGTCGCCCAGGCTTTGCTGCGGGATTACCCGGACAATCTCACCTACCTGACTCCCCTAGGGACGGGGTTTAAAACCCGCGGAGAAATCAAGGCGTCAAACAAGGTGCGGGAGGTGTTTTACGATGAGGAGTTGAACGCCGTGTTCGCCTTTTACGGAGGAACCTATTACGCCTACGGCAGCACCACCATTCCCGCCATCGTAAAAAAGGACCTGGGCACCGGGGAGATCTCTTATTTGCTGACGGAGCACAACGTGCGCCGGGTGGAAATGACCGGGGACAGCATGTTTGTGGCGCCCTGGCACGACAACCATCTATACGAAATCTCCAAAAAAGACCTGTCCATCGTCCGTTCCATCCCGGTGGGAGGCTACGTAACGCCCATGCTGTGGGAGCCCATGGACATGGCTTTGGACGTGAACGGAAAAGCCCTGTACATTGCCACGTCCATGTATCCCAGCATAGCGGTGGTGGACCTGGAGGCCAACCGCCAGGTAAAAGTCATGCCGCTGTACGAGCCCGGAACCCTGAGCGAGGGGGGCTGGGCCTGGTGCATTTCCCAGTCCAGGGAAACCCGGCTCTTATACATGGTGGTCGCCACCTGGCAGGGAAGGGACATTTCGGAAATCGACCCGGACTCTTTGAAAATCCTGCGCACCCAACAGTGGGACTTGTTTTCCCTGACCTCCATGGCCCTCACTCCGGAAGAGGACGTCTTATACTGTCAGTCCAATGTATGGGACGGCCTGACCAAGGTGCGTATGAAGGATTTCGCCATCGAAAGGGTGTATGAAGGCGAACGCCACGCCAGGTATCTTAGCCTGGACCCGAAGCGCAATGTCATCTACGTCCTGGGCTATTGCTCGGGCAAGGTTTTTTCCATTGACTTGGAAAGCGGAAAACGGCTTTGGGAAATCCGGGTGGGAGGCAGGCCCCACGGCATGCATTTGGACTCCCAGGACCGGTTGTGGATTCATTCCATGTCAGGAGTTTTTCGCATAGACCTGCCCTCCGTCTGGAAAGACAAGTAG
- a CDS encoding hybrid sensor histidine kinase/response regulator: MQAKPSYEDLEKTVLKLQRQLSSSADILDETGRMAKIGGWEFDLETGKAAWTRSLYDILEFDGSEPISPLEHMHFYSEDGRLALESAIAECLETGKPFDLEVNRKTWRGREIWCRLTGEAVFEEGAPRKVRGTFQDITSRKQAEIDLRSSEQKYHDYISHAPYGVFVTNEQGEYLEVNGEACRQTGYSEEELLSMSILSLVPPESHEEGKAHFQKINKNGKAYGEFPLIRKDGEVRWWSVFATRLSETRFLGYTNDITDRRIMEQELRRRENLMSRVFDILPVGLWFTDKKGQLLRGNPMGQKIWGGEPTVGQEEYGVFKARKLPSGEEVAPDDWALAKTVNQGVTILDEMLEIEAFDGEKRVILNYTAPVLDHKGEVEAAVVVNLDITQRQKAEEEKQRLQRQLLQAQKMESVGRLAGGVAHDFNNMLGVIVGHAEMALDATAMDSEIREDLTEILDAAKRSANLTRQLLGFARKQTARPIVMNINEAVNSMLKMLRRLIGENIELYWNPSPDVWPVEMDPSQVDQILANLAVNVKDAIQGIGRMTIATYKVCITNMKSPESADFTPGDYVVLEVGDNGKGMDEETMHMIFEPFFTTKGVGEGTGLGLATVYGIVRQNKGFIKVESELGQGTVFRIYLPRSQKAEAALRKASPAPAPGTETILVVEDEKAILNMCAAILKRNGYQVLASSSPHEALEIVRQWDGPLDLVITDVVMPEMNGSAMKSKLEGIRPGLKHLFMSGYTSNVIAHHGVLDRGVLYIQKPFSVNDFLSKTRKVLDSKI; this comes from the coding sequence ATGCAAGCCAAACCCAGCTATGAAGATCTTGAAAAAACCGTGCTCAAGCTCCAAAGGCAGTTGTCCAGCAGCGCAGATATTTTGGATGAAACAGGCCGCATGGCGAAAATCGGAGGCTGGGAGTTTGACCTGGAAACGGGAAAAGCGGCGTGGACCCGATCTCTTTACGACATCCTGGAGTTCGACGGGAGTGAGCCCATCTCGCCTCTGGAGCACATGCACTTTTACTCTGAAGATGGCCGCTTGGCTTTGGAATCGGCGATTGCTGAGTGCCTGGAAACAGGGAAGCCCTTTGACCTGGAAGTCAACCGAAAAACGTGGAGAGGCCGTGAAATCTGGTGCCGGTTGACGGGCGAGGCTGTCTTTGAAGAAGGCGCCCCCCGAAAAGTGCGGGGAACCTTTCAGGACATCACCTCCCGCAAACAGGCGGAAATCGACCTGCGCTCCAGCGAGCAGAAGTATCATGATTACATATCCCACGCCCCTTACGGAGTGTTTGTGACCAATGAGCAAGGGGAGTACCTGGAGGTAAACGGCGAGGCCTGCCGTCAAACCGGATACAGCGAGGAGGAGTTGCTTTCCATGAGCATCCTCAGCCTTGTTCCGCCGGAAAGCCACGAGGAGGGCAAGGCTCATTTTCAGAAAATAAACAAGAACGGCAAGGCATATGGGGAGTTTCCCTTAATCCGAAAGGATGGAGAAGTCCGGTGGTGGTCCGTGTTCGCGACCAGGCTGTCCGAGACCCGTTTTTTGGGTTACACCAATGACATTACGGACAGAAGGATCATGGAGCAGGAATTGCGGCGGAGGGAAAACCTCATGAGCCGGGTTTTTGACATTCTCCCCGTGGGCCTCTGGTTTACCGATAAAAAGGGGCAATTGCTCCGGGGCAACCCCATGGGCCAAAAAATCTGGGGAGGAGAGCCTACGGTGGGTCAGGAGGAATACGGCGTGTTTAAAGCCCGGAAGCTGCCTTCCGGAGAAGAAGTCGCCCCCGACGACTGGGCCCTGGCCAAGACGGTGAACCAAGGCGTCACAATATTGGATGAAATGTTGGAGATCGAAGCCTTTGACGGAGAAAAAAGGGTGATCCTCAACTACACCGCTCCGGTCCTGGATCACAAGGGAGAGGTGGAAGCCGCCGTCGTGGTCAACCTGGACATCACGCAGCGTCAGAAAGCGGAAGAAGAAAAGCAGCGGCTCCAAAGGCAGTTGCTCCAGGCTCAAAAAATGGAATCCGTAGGACGTCTGGCGGGCGGGGTGGCCCATGACTTCAATAACATGCTGGGGGTTATCGTAGGGCACGCGGAAATGGCTCTGGATGCCACGGCAATGGATTCGGAAATCCGGGAGGACCTCACCGAAATCCTGGATGCCGCCAAGCGCTCCGCCAACCTGACCCGGCAATTGCTTGGCTTCGCCCGCAAGCAGACCGCCAGGCCCATTGTCATGAATATCAATGAGGCCGTCAACTCCATGCTCAAGATGCTCCGAAGGCTCATCGGAGAAAACATCGAGTTGTATTGGAATCCAAGCCCGGACGTATGGCCCGTTGAAATGGATCCCAGCCAGGTGGATCAAATCCTGGCCAATCTGGCCGTAAATGTCAAAGACGCCATCCAAGGCATAGGGCGCATGACAATCGCCACGTACAAGGTGTGCATAACGAATATGAAAAGCCCGGAGAGCGCGGATTTCACCCCCGGGGATTATGTGGTGCTGGAAGTCGGGGACAACGGAAAAGGCATGGACGAAGAAACCATGCACATGATTTTCGAACCGTTTTTCACCACCAAAGGCGTGGGGGAAGGCACCGGATTGGGCCTGGCCACCGTGTACGGCATTGTGCGGCAAAACAAGGGTTTCATCAAAGTGGAGAGCGAACTGGGCCAGGGGACTGTTTTCCGGATTTATCTTCCCCGGTCCCAAAAAGCCGAAGCCGCCCTCCGTAAAGCCTCGCCCGCCCCTGCTCCGGGAACCGAAACCATTTTGGTGGTTGAGGATGAAAAGGCCATTTTGAACATGTGCGCGGCAATACTGAAACGCAACGGATACCAGGTGCTTGCCTCAAGCTCTCCCCACGAAGCTTTGGAAATAGTCCGCCAATGGGACGGCCCTCTGGATCTGGTGATCACCGACGTGGTCATGCCGGAAATGAACGGCAGCGCAATGAAAAGCAAGCTGGAGGGAATCCGGCCGGGCCTGAAGCACTTGTTTATGTCAGGCTACACCTCCAATGTCATCGCCCATCACGGCGTGCTGGACCGGGGAGTCCTTTATATTCAAAAGCCGTTTTCCGTCAACGATTTCCTAAGTAAGACCCGCAAAGTCCTGGATAGCAAAATTTAG
- a CDS encoding B12-binding domain-containing radical SAM protein — MKQAKIYLWNSMMGQVYSASDSFLDNGLAYLQAACEAKGVDVELDDPANMDFMTGFVQSIPGVRSLSAKLSLLAPRVFRSNPDAGDMRSWYALQEEASQIIAGKMEEYLLDLALKIQKGRYHILGIKTWLGKRHIYSERLAALVQEHAPETIIISGGPQMNQFQEDCLTDNQFDLGVYSEGEKALVRVAEIAADKRAQGWKKGQILSFIASMADRDLIPNLVYRKDGAILKTSAKFASLDDLPLPLYSCGEGKVNVGVVVDDLGCYYKKGCAFCAHKTSLGGYRPRKIIRTMAEIEHLITQDIGLFRFSSSATPANKGYKIALKALSRGVNMEFSMFTRGEHSAIKRYPELVHKYQVMAKAGLRAVFLGVEAANQRVLDEIVEKGNTVDDLFYTVAAIKEASRLEKTHVDVGLSFIHPVPLPKGLGAEEIMHDNLEFLQKLEERNCRVDSVLVTPAGPLPGARWFEEQVRYGFDLPEDFLPTYMRYNFELGKDPKTWPDIGINLNGRSFKEMLEEAGRFSQILADKGYAVNLTDEHCLCARACGFEGHEGLLEFKQKSDQAILCLDYAFLNKMAGIINKHSRLIARKNAFHPLNMRSAGLEAQKRKAVHG, encoded by the coding sequence ATGAAACAAGCAAAAATATACCTGTGGAACTCCATGATGGGGCAAGTGTACTCCGCCAGCGACAGTTTTCTGGACAACGGCCTGGCTTATTTGCAGGCCGCCTGCGAAGCCAAGGGCGTGGACGTGGAACTGGACGACCCGGCCAACATGGATTTTATGACCGGTTTCGTGCAAAGCATTCCCGGCGTCAGAAGCCTTTCCGCCAAGCTCTCCCTGCTGGCGCCCAGGGTGTTCCGGTCTAATCCGGATGCCGGCGATATGCGGTCCTGGTACGCCTTGCAGGAGGAGGCGAGCCAAATCATCGCCGGGAAAATGGAGGAGTACCTTTTGGACCTGGCCTTGAAAATCCAAAAGGGACGCTATCATATTCTGGGGATTAAAACCTGGCTGGGCAAACGCCATATCTACTCCGAGAGGTTGGCGGCTTTGGTTCAGGAGCACGCCCCCGAGACCATCATCATATCCGGCGGCCCTCAAATGAACCAGTTTCAGGAGGATTGCCTGACGGACAATCAGTTCGACCTGGGCGTGTATTCGGAGGGCGAAAAGGCTCTTGTCCGGGTTGCGGAGATTGCAGCTGACAAACGCGCCCAGGGCTGGAAAAAGGGCCAAATCCTTTCCTTCATCGCCTCCATGGCCGACCGGGACCTGATTCCCAACCTTGTCTATCGGAAGGACGGGGCGATCCTGAAAACCAGCGCAAAATTCGCCTCCCTGGACGATCTTCCCCTGCCTTTGTACTCCTGCGGGGAAGGCAAGGTGAACGTGGGAGTGGTCGTGGACGATCTGGGCTGCTATTATAAAAAAGGCTGCGCTTTTTGCGCTCACAAAACCAGTCTGGGCGGCTACCGTCCCCGCAAGATCATCCGGACCATGGCTGAAATCGAGCACCTCATCACGCAGGACATCGGCCTTTTTCGCTTTTCCAGCTCCGCCACCCCTGCCAACAAAGGCTACAAAATCGCTCTCAAGGCCCTGTCCCGCGGCGTCAACATGGAGTTTTCCATGTTCACCCGGGGAGAGCACAGCGCGATAAAGCGTTACCCGGAGCTTGTGCACAAATACCAGGTTATGGCCAAGGCCGGATTGCGAGCCGTGTTCCTGGGCGTGGAAGCGGCTAACCAGCGGGTTTTGGATGAAATTGTGGAAAAAGGCAATACCGTGGACGACCTGTTTTATACGGTCGCCGCCATCAAAGAGGCTTCCAGGCTGGAAAAGACTCACGTGGACGTGGGGCTTAGCTTTATCCATCCTGTTCCTCTTCCCAAGGGCCTGGGCGCGGAGGAAATCATGCACGATAACCTGGAGTTTTTGCAAAAACTGGAAGAACGCAACTGCCGCGTGGATTCCGTGCTGGTGACTCCGGCCGGGCCCTTGCCCGGCGCCCGGTGGTTTGAGGAGCAGGTGCGCTACGGCTTTGATCTGCCGGAAGACTTTTTGCCCACCTACATGCGGTACAATTTTGAACTGGGCAAGGATCCCAAAACCTGGCCGGACATTGGCATTAACCTGAACGGACGCTCCTTTAAGGAAATGCTGGAGGAGGCCGGACGCTTTTCCCAGATTCTGGCGGACAAGGGCTATGCCGTGAATCTTACGGACGAGCATTGCCTGTGCGCCCGGGCCTGCGGCTTCGAGGGGCATGAAGGCTTGCTGGAGTTCAAGCAAAAAAGCGATCAGGCCATTTTATGCCTGGATTACGCCTTTTTAAACAAAATGGCCGGGATTATCAACAAGCACAGCCGCCTGATAGCCCGGAAAAACGCCTTTCACCCTCTGAATATGAGGAGCGCGGGATTGGAAGCGCAAAAACGCAAAGCCGTCCACGGGTAG
- a CDS encoding GNAT family N-acetyltransferase yields MGSVVFGEDEARLPLQSFRNKGAYDAIPEPLNTDIVLSSFDRLLEAIFSKQVHAKQEVQSVFTARIIDNYQDFLASCRLSYGVYDHLHYLNQHNRLRIDLDKFSPYSIPFGVFERTGAGDVLVGTTRLIFRERQEPFASYIDALLEHDNPSLEDHPGLTLADYVRQPLRAFSPMAESVDLSHLLTEWDAGGVQYAESSRNVVHPDYRGFGVSRLVMASSLTYACHSGLDLLIGQSDVNHVPMYQKYGVTPIPGMSLYMEQTVRNITAALIIDFRKPLTGPAEHMIKKVYRDKWDKDGFLCLCPNRACTAKGAPYIANKTHECPMENEQLKTEGRN; encoded by the coding sequence ATGGGCTCTGTGGTTTTCGGCGAGGACGAGGCCCGTTTGCCCCTTCAATCCTTCCGCAATAAGGGCGCTTACGACGCCATCCCGGAACCCCTGAACACGGACATTGTCCTTAGTTCCTTTGACCGGCTTTTGGAAGCCATCTTTTCCAAGCAAGTTCACGCCAAGCAGGAAGTTCAATCGGTTTTTACGGCCAGGATCATCGATAATTATCAAGACTTCCTCGCCTCATGCCGCCTGAGCTACGGCGTGTACGACCATTTGCATTATCTCAACCAGCACAACAGGCTTCGGATAGATCTGGACAAGTTTTCGCCCTACAGCATTCCCTTCGGCGTGTTTGAAAGAACCGGGGCGGGCGACGTCCTGGTGGGAACCACCCGCCTCATATTCAGGGAGCGCCAGGAGCCCTTCGCCTCCTACATCGACGCCCTTCTGGAGCACGACAATCCGTCCCTGGAGGACCATCCCGGCCTTACCCTGGCTGACTACGTGCGCCAGCCGTTGCGGGCTTTTTCGCCCATGGCCGAAAGCGTGGACCTTTCCCATTTGCTAACCGAGTGGGACGCCGGCGGCGTGCAATACGCCGAAAGCAGCCGCAACGTGGTGCATCCCGATTATCGGGGCTTCGGCGTCAGCAGGCTGGTCATGGCGTCGTCCCTGACTTACGCCTGCCACTCCGGCCTGGATTTGCTCATCGGCCAGAGCGACGTGAACCACGTGCCCATGTATCAGAAATACGGCGTCACCCCCATTCCCGGCATGTCCCTTTATATGGAGCAAACCGTGCGCAACATCACCGCGGCCCTGATCATCGACTTCAGGAAGCCCCTGACCGGGCCGGCGGAGCACATGATCAAAAAGGTCTACCGCGACAAATGGGACAAGGACGGATTCCTTTGCCTGTGCCCCAACAGGGCGTGCACGGCCAAAGGCGCGCCTTACATCGCCAACAAAACCCATGAATGCCCCATGGAAAATGAACAACTCAAAACCGAAGGGAGGAATTAA